One genomic window of Oncorhynchus clarkii lewisi isolate Uvic-CL-2024 chromosome 5, UVic_Ocla_1.0, whole genome shotgun sequence includes the following:
- the LOC139408714 gene encoding sorting nexin-24-like gives MHNVRISIPSFRSEDNPMEKGYTVFKIEVLMNGRQHTVEKRYSEFHNLHKILKKSIKLPEIPSKHVRNWVPKVLEQRRHGLELYLQTIIMENEVLPKIFLDFLNIRHFPSLPKTESCGSFEMESEESSKLTHQPTMIYQRDPYLLPSTHDTFSNVVIEGVIHGIFYPDLQPR, from the exons ATGCATAACGTCAGGATTTCCATTCCATCGTTCCGTTCAGAGGACAATCCGATGGAGAAAGGTTACACG GTCTTTAAAATTGAGGTACTAATGAATGGTAGACAGCATACAGTGGAGAAACGCTACAGTGAATTCCATAATCTGCATAAAATA CTGAAGAAGAGCATAAAGCTGCCTGAGATCCCCTCTAAACATGTACGGAACTGGGTTCCCAAAGTTCTGGAGCAGAGAAGACATGGTCTGGAACTCTACCTACAG ACTATAATTATGGAGAATGAAGTTCTCCCAAAGATATTCCTGGATTTCCTCAACATCCGCCACTTTCCCTCGCTGCCAAAAACAGAAAGCTGTGG GTCATTTGAAATGGAATCTGAAGAGTCAAG TAAACTGACCCATCAGCCAACCATGATCTACCAGCGAGACCCCTACCTGCTCCCATCCACCCACG ATACATTTTCAAATGTTGTCATAGAAGGAGTGATACATGGAATATTTTACCCAGACCTTCAACCAAGGTAG